In Paraflavitalea devenefica, the following are encoded in one genomic region:
- a CDS encoding TlpA family protein disulfide reductase — MKNIVLFFLAATGVLSLQAQPQKSLNAFSKISLAEKPFTLTGTFVGYNPAVDSFRFCEVIYNHLYKDDQQTHVGEIDKDGRFSITFPLNRPQEIMFSFMETMSSFYAIPGSSLDIQLDLAAIKAISKLPFPEQIKLRNPLTFTGTYAQLNKELNAFRPLQFATISYVEHYPLIDSLDQTAYKAYRLGVMQRQLDTLAAFNQRNNTSSEFRQYMIQHLRYHAAEDLLRYRWMHGRKTKQPKVQLTPEYLDFLDNMTVNNEEAVITENYGKFLNEYNNFYNAQKSSQTTFSLELFVAYLKQAGKPVTAKEEQLFKKPAAGQDQIQLIESFLEKYQAEQQEFSATLLFNQQIDSLASHIPPGIGRDIIYAQVINEYLNTSRIPLTNTAMDKLSGNITNANLRLQVIRDNERLRNVLAGKMTDATHVRTALQVSSDKFFDELVKPYKGKVVYIDFWAPWCGPCMSEMPESKVLQRELAGKDVVFLYIGLSCTKQSWENTIKDKGIEGEHYFANDNDGKLLSDKFNVSGIPHYVLVDKNGKVADDKAMRPSDKTRLLKKINSLLK, encoded by the coding sequence ATGAAAAACATTGTCCTTTTTTTCCTGGCCGCCACAGGTGTCTTATCACTGCAGGCGCAGCCCCAAAAATCCCTCAATGCTTTCAGCAAGATCAGCCTGGCTGAAAAACCGTTTACCCTAACCGGCACTTTTGTGGGTTATAACCCGGCTGTTGATTCTTTCCGGTTCTGTGAAGTGATCTATAATCACCTGTACAAGGATGACCAACAAACCCATGTGGGTGAGATTGATAAAGATGGACGGTTCAGCATTACTTTCCCTTTGAACCGCCCGCAGGAGATCATGTTTAGCTTTATGGAAACAATGAGCTCGTTTTATGCCATACCCGGCTCTTCGCTGGATATACAATTAGACCTGGCGGCCATTAAAGCGATCAGTAAGCTTCCTTTCCCGGAACAGATTAAACTAAGAAATCCCCTGACCTTTACCGGCACCTATGCGCAGCTCAATAAAGAATTGAATGCCTTCAGGCCACTGCAGTTCGCCACCATATCTTACGTGGAACATTATCCCCTGATAGATTCACTGGACCAGACGGCTTATAAAGCCTATCGCCTGGGCGTGATGCAGCGCCAGTTGGATACACTGGCCGCTTTCAATCAACGAAACAATACCAGTTCGGAATTCAGACAGTATATGATCCAACATCTCCGCTACCATGCAGCCGAAGACCTGCTGCGTTACCGGTGGATGCATGGCCGAAAAACAAAACAGCCGAAGGTTCAGCTTACACCGGAATACCTGGATTTCCTGGATAATATGACGGTGAATAATGAAGAAGCAGTGATCACCGAGAATTACGGCAAATTTTTAAACGAGTACAATAACTTTTACAACGCGCAAAAGTCTTCGCAGACTACGTTCAGTTTGGAATTGTTTGTTGCCTATCTGAAGCAGGCAGGAAAACCGGTTACTGCCAAAGAAGAACAATTATTTAAGAAGCCCGCCGCCGGACAGGACCAAATTCAACTGATTGAATCATTTCTTGAAAAATACCAGGCAGAACAGCAAGAATTTTCAGCAACGCTTCTTTTTAACCAGCAAATAGACTCCCTGGCATCGCATATTCCACCGGGTATTGGCAGGGATATTATTTATGCCCAGGTGATAAATGAGTATTTAAACACTTCCCGCATTCCTCTTACCAATACCGCCATGGATAAATTATCTGGCAACATAACCAATGCCAACCTGCGGTTGCAGGTAATCCGGGATAATGAGCGCTTGCGCAATGTGCTGGCCGGTAAGATGACAGACGCCACCCATGTACGTACTGCCCTGCAGGTGAGCAGTGACAAGTTTTTTGATGAACTGGTAAAGCCTTACAAGGGCAAAGTAGTGTATATTGATTTCTGGGCGCCCTGGTGCGGCCCCTGTATGAGTGAAATGCCCGAATCAAAAGTACTGCAACGGGAGTTGGCCGGCAAGGACGTGGTGTTCCTGTATATTGGCCTTAGCTGCACGAAACAATCCTGGGAGAATACGATCAAGGACAAGGGGATAGAAGGCGAGCATTATTTTGCCAACGACAACGACGGTAAACTATTATCTGATAAGTTCAATGTTTCCGGTATACCCCATTATGTACTGGTAGATAAGAACGGGAAAGTAGCCGATGATAAGGCCATGCGGCCCAGCGATAAAACAAGGCTGCTGAAGAAGATCAATAGTCTGCTGAAGTAA
- a CDS encoding M28 family peptidase, giving the protein MIKQITLAGALLVMGHLSFSQSIDQVINETEVARVERILSADDMQGRKPFTPGIDKAAAFIAAEFKQAGLKPAKGKSFLQAFTMLRTKFVAASGMVNGKAIEEKDIVGVTAKPNLTITQQSKYKKMQVSKDSLYAVYGRLTKTKGNYLLVVDTNARGQFNNLKRRSTAFPPESNIIALLTMEDPATYSVAFTQEVTVMPLKNVVGILPGKSKKKEYVIFSGHYDHLGIGKPNAAGDSIYNGANDDAAGTTAVIMLAHYFAQQKNNERTIVFAAFTAEESGGFGSQYFSRQFDPAKVMAMFNIEMIGTDSKWGNNSAFITGYEKTDMGKILEKNLEGTNFKFYPDPYPQQQLFYRSDNATLARLGVPAHTISTSKMDSEKFYHTLDDEFETLDMKNMTEIIKAIALSSTSIIAGRDTPSRVDASSLR; this is encoded by the coding sequence ATGATTAAGCAAATAACACTGGCGGGTGCCCTCCTTGTTATGGGTCACCTCAGCTTTTCCCAATCCATTGACCAGGTCATTAATGAAACCGAAGTAGCGCGTGTAGAACGTATACTCTCGGCCGATGACATGCAGGGACGTAAGCCCTTTACGCCCGGCATTGATAAGGCCGCCGCTTTCATTGCTGCGGAATTTAAGCAAGCGGGTCTGAAGCCTGCAAAAGGTAAATCCTTTCTGCAGGCGTTTACCATGCTCCGTACAAAGTTTGTGGCAGCAAGTGGTATGGTGAATGGAAAAGCGATAGAAGAAAAAGATATTGTAGGTGTTACAGCAAAACCCAACCTGACAATTACCCAACAATCGAAGTATAAAAAAATGCAGGTGTCTAAAGATAGCCTGTATGCGGTGTATGGGCGTTTGACCAAAACAAAGGGCAATTACCTGCTGGTGGTAGATACCAATGCCAGGGGCCAGTTCAACAACCTGAAACGCCGTTCCACTGCTTTCCCGCCAGAGTCCAATATCATCGCATTGCTCACGATGGAAGATCCCGCTACCTACAGTGTGGCATTTACACAGGAGGTAACTGTTATGCCGCTGAAAAACGTGGTAGGCATCCTGCCGGGTAAAAGCAAAAAGAAAGAATACGTCATCTTCTCGGGCCATTATGATCACCTTGGTATCGGCAAGCCCAATGCAGCAGGTGATTCTATCTATAACGGGGCCAATGATGATGCCGCCGGCACTACGGCCGTTATCATGCTGGCGCATTACTTTGCTCAGCAAAAGAACAATGAGCGCACCATCGTATTTGCCGCCTTCACCGCAGAAGAGTCCGGTGGTTTTGGCTCACAATACTTCTCCCGCCAGTTTGATCCTGCCAAAGTCATGGCCATGTTCAACATTGAAATGATCGGCACCGATAGCAAATGGGGTAATAATTCAGCCTTTATCACCGGGTACGAGAAAACGGATATGGGAAAGATCCTGGAGAAGAACCTGGAAGGCACCAACTTTAAATTCTATCCCGATCCCTACCCGCAGCAACAACTGTTCTACCGGTCAGACAATGCTACCCTGGCGAGGCTCGGTGTGCCTGCACATACCATCTCCACCTCCAAAATGGACAGTGAAAAATTCTATCATACCCTCGATGATGAATTTGAAACACTGGATATGAAGAACATGACAGAGATCATCAAGGCCATTGCACTCAGTTCTACTTCAATCATAGCAGGGAGAGATACTCCTTCAAGAGTAGATGCGAGCTCATTGCGGTAA
- a CDS encoding LytR/AlgR family response regulator transcription factor, which yields MIKAIIIDDERLARNELKKLLMEFPEIEVVAEAANAGEGIEKIEHINPDLVFLDIQMPGKTGFDMLSELDRTPNVIFTTAYDEYALKAFEVNALDYLLKPVEPKRLADAIQKLHMQDERGDTSSPIPLNVNRSILSENDQVFVKDGERCWFVKLSDIRLFESVGNYAKVYFGPNKPLILKSLNALEERLDEKTFFRANRKHIVNLRLIDKIEPYFNGGLLLELKGGEKIEVSRRQTVKFKEMMSL from the coding sequence ATGATCAAAGCGATTATTATCGATGACGAGCGGCTGGCAAGGAATGAACTGAAAAAGCTGCTGATGGAATTTCCGGAAATTGAAGTGGTGGCAGAAGCAGCCAATGCCGGAGAAGGCATTGAGAAGATAGAGCACATTAATCCCGACCTCGTTTTCCTGGATATACAGATGCCCGGTAAGACCGGTTTTGATATGCTGTCGGAGCTGGACAGAACGCCGAATGTGATCTTCACCACGGCGTATGATGAATATGCCCTGAAAGCTTTTGAGGTCAATGCGCTGGATTACCTGCTCAAACCGGTGGAGCCCAAACGCCTGGCAGATGCTATCCAGAAACTGCACATGCAGGATGAGCGCGGAGATACCAGCAGTCCCATACCGCTGAATGTAAACCGTTCCATCCTAAGCGAGAATGACCAGGTATTTGTAAAGGATGGCGAGCGCTGCTGGTTTGTGAAGCTGTCCGATATTCGTTTGTTTGAAAGCGTAGGCAACTATGCCAAAGTATACTTTGGTCCCAATAAGCCATTGATCCTGAAATCGCTCAATGCACTGGAAGAAAGGTTGGATGAGAAAACCTTCTTCCGTGCCAACCGTAAGCACATTGTCAACCTCCGGCTGATTGATAAAATTGAACCCTACTTCAATGGCGGCCTGCTGCTGGAACTGAAAGGCGGGGAGAAGATAGAAGTGAGCCGCAGGCAGACCGTGAAGTTCAAGGAAATGATGAGCTTATAA
- a CDS encoding sensor histidine kinase, giving the protein MAKRNSYYWLCQIGGWGLVGLSMLFYAFTFKEEISNAYLYRILIYIVSGIVSTHILREFLKRTNWLLLPIEKMVTRLAAAVVITSILYGLLVLGAYEVFKFENKSKLDFSTRLFANVLNIGIFMIPWTLLYYFYHYIEKSRRQQVDTLKLESLVKELELKTIKSHINPHFIFNALNSIRALIDENPNRARNAITELSNILRSSMQAEKLETVPFEKELNIVKDYLALEYIRFEDRLRIEYQIDEDTLDQPVPPMMLQTLVENAIKHGIGKQISGGIVKVISDFKNDFHELIVLNSGSLNGHINGDGFGLSSTKNRLQLLFGEKANFEIKQVDGLVEARILIPVEIK; this is encoded by the coding sequence ATGGCGAAAAGAAATTCATATTACTGGCTTTGCCAGATAGGTGGCTGGGGCCTGGTAGGTCTTTCCATGTTGTTCTATGCTTTTACGTTCAAAGAGGAAATATCCAATGCTTATCTCTACCGGATACTGATCTACATCGTATCGGGCATTGTGAGTACCCATATCCTGCGGGAGTTTCTCAAACGCACCAATTGGCTCTTATTGCCCATTGAAAAAATGGTTACCCGGCTGGCCGCTGCGGTGGTCATCACCAGTATCCTGTATGGTTTACTCGTGTTGGGCGCCTATGAAGTGTTTAAATTTGAGAACAAGAGTAAGCTGGACTTCTCCACCCGCCTGTTTGCCAATGTACTCAACATTGGTATCTTCATGATCCCCTGGACGCTGCTGTATTACTTCTATCACTACATTGAAAAAAGCCGTCGCCAGCAGGTAGATACTTTAAAACTGGAATCCCTGGTCAAAGAGCTGGAGCTCAAGACCATCAAGTCGCATATCAATCCCCACTTCATCTTTAATGCCCTCAACAGCATACGGGCATTGATTGATGAAAATCCCAACCGCGCCCGGAATGCGATTACAGAGCTGAGCAATATCCTGCGCAGCAGCATGCAGGCCGAAAAACTGGAAACCGTTCCTTTTGAGAAAGAGCTGAATATTGTAAAAGACTACCTGGCGCTGGAGTATATACGTTTTGAAGACCGCCTCCGCATAGAATACCAGATTGATGAAGATACGCTCGACCAACCCGTGCCGCCCATGATGTTGCAGACGCTGGTAGAAAATGCCATCAAACATGGCATCGGCAAGCAGATCAGCGGCGGTATTGTGAAAGTGATCTCCGACTTTAAAAATGACTTCCATGAGCTGATCGTATTGAATTCAGGCTCCCTCAATGGCCATATTAACGGAGATGGGTTTGGGTTGTCCAGTACCAAAAACAGGTTACAGCTATTATTTGGTGAAAAAGCTAACTTTGAAATTAAGCAGGTAGACGGACTGGTAGAAGCGAGAATTCTAATCCCTGTTGAAATAAAATAA
- the dxs gene encoding 1-deoxy-D-xylulose-5-phosphate synthase, which produces MEIAPGPLLKTIQSPAAIKQLSREQLHQLCDELRQYIIDVVSVHGGHFGASLGVVELSVALHYIYNTPYDQLVWDVGHQAYGHKILTGRRDNFSTNRKYNGLSGFPKRSESEYDTFGVGHSSTSISAALGMAMAAKHKGENRKSVAVIGDGAMTAGLAFEGMNHAGVTDADMLIILNDNNMSIDPNVGALKEYLTDISTSHTYNRLKDDIWKALGKLPVGKNFTRDMASKLEHSVKGFVNKSSNLFEALKLRYFGPIDGHNITKLVDTLQDLKKIPGPKLLHIITVKGKGYSLAEKDQTKWHAPGLFDKITGEIYKKTFETKQPPKYQDVFGHTIIELAEKNKNVFGITPAMPSGSSLKFMMEQMPDRAIDVGICEQHAVTLSAGMATQGLKVFCNIYSSFMQRAYDQVVHDVAIQKLPVIFCLDRAGLVGEDGPTHHGAYDIPYFRCIPHMVISAPMNESELRNLMYTAQLDSNETHPFVIRYPRGEGVMPEWRTPFEEIPIGKGRKLKDGDDVAILSLGHPGNFVTTAIRELKTAGLNPAHYDMRFAKPLDEALLHEVFSKFDKVVTVEDGTIVGGFGSAVLEFMAQHNYHATVKMLGIPDRLVEHGTPKELHRECGYDAAGIAQTVRELMKDKVTVGSLLQ; this is translated from the coding sequence ATGGAAATTGCTCCCGGTCCCTTACTCAAAACCATTCAGTCTCCTGCTGCTATCAAACAACTAAGCAGGGAACAGCTTCATCAGTTGTGCGATGAATTACGTCAATATATCATTGATGTAGTGAGTGTTCACGGTGGTCACTTTGGCGCCAGCCTGGGCGTGGTAGAACTTTCTGTAGCCCTTCATTATATTTATAATACTCCTTACGATCAACTGGTTTGGGATGTAGGTCACCAGGCTTATGGACATAAGATACTGACCGGCCGCCGGGATAATTTCAGCACCAACCGGAAATACAATGGCCTGAGCGGTTTCCCAAAACGCAGTGAAAGCGAATACGATACTTTTGGCGTGGGGCATTCTTCCACCTCCATTTCCGCTGCACTGGGTATGGCGATGGCCGCCAAACACAAGGGGGAAAACCGTAAGTCGGTAGCTGTTATTGGTGATGGCGCCATGACTGCCGGACTGGCTTTTGAAGGCATGAACCATGCCGGGGTGACCGATGCGGATATGTTGATCATCCTGAATGATAACAATATGAGCATTGACCCCAATGTGGGCGCCCTGAAGGAATACCTCACCGATATTTCTACTTCCCATACTTATAACCGCTTAAAGGATGATATCTGGAAAGCGCTGGGTAAGCTGCCGGTAGGTAAGAATTTTACCCGCGATATGGCGAGTAAACTGGAACACAGCGTTAAAGGATTTGTGAATAAAAGCAGTAATCTGTTTGAGGCGCTGAAGCTCCGTTATTTCGGCCCTATTGACGGGCACAATATCACCAAGCTGGTAGATACCCTGCAGGACCTGAAAAAGATACCCGGCCCCAAGCTGCTACATATTATTACGGTGAAAGGCAAGGGGTATTCATTGGCCGAGAAAGACCAAACCAAGTGGCACGCACCCGGCCTGTTTGATAAGATCACCGGGGAGATCTATAAGAAGACGTTTGAAACGAAACAGCCTCCCAAATACCAGGATGTATTTGGCCATACGATTATAGAACTGGCGGAAAAGAATAAAAATGTATTTGGCATTACGCCGGCCATGCCTTCCGGCTCTTCCCTGAAGTTCATGATGGAGCAAATGCCCGACCGCGCTATTGACGTAGGTATTTGTGAGCAGCATGCGGTAACGCTCAGCGCCGGTATGGCCACCCAGGGACTGAAGGTATTCTGTAATATTTACTCTTCTTTCATGCAGCGCGCCTATGACCAGGTGGTACATGATGTAGCCATACAAAAGCTGCCGGTGATCTTCTGCCTGGACCGTGCAGGACTGGTGGGGGAGGACGGACCTACGCACCACGGCGCTTATGATATTCCTTATTTCCGTTGTATCCCACACATGGTGATCAGCGCGCCGATGAATGAAAGCGAGCTGCGCAACCTGATGTATACGGCCCAACTGGACAGTAATGAAACACATCCTTTCGTGATCCGCTATCCGCGTGGCGAAGGGGTGATGCCCGAATGGAGAACGCCCTTTGAGGAGATTCCCATCGGCAAAGGCCGCAAGTTGAAAGATGGCGATGATGTAGCCATTCTTTCCCTGGGCCATCCTGGTAATTTTGTGACCACTGCCATCCGCGAACTGAAGACAGCAGGACTGAACCCGGCGCATTATGACATGCGTTTTGCGAAGCCGCTGGATGAAGCCCTGCTGCATGAAGTGTTCAGCAAATTTGACAAGGTGGTTACTGTTGAGGATGGTACTATTGTTGGTGGATTTGGCAGTGCGGTACTGGAATTCATGGCGCAGCACAATTACCATGCAACGGTGAAGATGCTGGGTATCCCCGACCGCCTGGTAGAGCATGGAACACCCAAAGAACTGCACCGCGAATGTGGCTATGATGCCGCCGGCATTGCACAAACCGTACGGGAGCTGATGAAAGACAAAGTAACCGTAGGGTCACTGTTACAGTAA